One region of Faecalibacter bovis genomic DNA includes:
- a CDS encoding complex I subunit 4 family protein has product MLLPLFIIFPFIVGVFMLLMNGQKPQKWLGALVSGALVALFFYLSCNGKEMAYQADWFSFNNVKTYIALDGTGLGGLMLLLSNLVYAALFIYIGSSDQKYSNSFYGLLLIALAGLNGVFLANDLILFYFFWEIVLIPIYFLIGIWGKGADKIKANMTFFLYTVLGSMFMLAGIIYIGFNLKPVSFLITDVQQVTTPYFSTNTFLALLFLIAFVIKIPIFPFHTWQPTAYKTSPTPVTVVLSALMAKMGLFAVVHWFLGLFPSISELFDYFLYVAIFGLIYASLIALSTKNIKKIIAYSSIAHLALIFVALFTRNEIGTQGAYFQMFSHGLVVLGLWLIVDVLERQYNVKDINSIKGLATANPTLAILLMIFGLANVALPLTSSFIGEFMMLNALFSYNKILAVFACLGVILSAVYTLRLAGAILFGEVKNIDLNDRTKDTSGVILVLAVVAIIVIFLGIYPTPIFEIIAR; this is encoded by the coding sequence ATGCTTTTACCTTTATTTATCATATTCCCATTCATCGTAGGTGTTTTTATGCTCCTTATGAATGGACAAAAACCACAAAAGTGGTTAGGAGCATTAGTGAGCGGTGCATTGGTAGCTTTATTCTTTTACTTGTCTTGTAACGGAAAAGAAATGGCGTATCAAGCCGACTGGTTTTCGTTTAATAATGTAAAAACATACATCGCCTTAGACGGAACAGGTTTAGGTGGTTTGATGTTGTTATTATCGAATCTGGTTTATGCTGCTTTATTCATTTACATTGGTTCATCAGATCAAAAATATTCTAACAGTTTTTACGGATTATTATTAATCGCATTAGCTGGATTGAACGGTGTATTCTTAGCAAACGATTTAATTTTATTCTATTTCTTTTGGGAAATCGTCTTGATTCCTATCTATTTCTTAATCGGAATTTGGGGGAAAGGTGCAGATAAGATTAAAGCGAATATGACTTTCTTCCTTTACACAGTTTTAGGATCGATGTTTATGTTAGCGGGAATCATCTATATCGGATTTAACTTGAAACCAGTTTCATTTTTAATTACAGATGTACAGCAAGTAACAACGCCATATTTCTCAACGAATACATTCTTAGCGTTATTATTCTTGATTGCTTTTGTAATTAAAATTCCAATTTTCCCATTCCACACGTGGCAACCAACAGCGTACAAAACTTCGCCAACTCCGGTTACAGTTGTTTTAAGTGCATTGATGGCAAAAATGGGATTATTTGCAGTGGTTCATTGGTTTTTAGGATTATTTCCTTCAATTTCTGAGCTTTTTGATTACTTCTTATATGTAGCAATTTTCGGTTTAATCTATGCTTCTTTAATTGCTTTAAGTACAAAAAACATCAAGAAGATTATTGCGTATAGTTCGATTGCGCATTTAGCGTTAATTTTTGTGGCTTTATTTACAAGAAACGAAATCGGAACGCAAGGTGCTTACTTCCAAATGTTCTCTCACGGTTTAGTGGTTTTAGGGCTTTGGTTAATTGTTGATGTGTTAGAGCGTCAATACAACGTAAAAGACATCAATTCGATCAAAGGCTTAGCTACAGCCAATCCAACATTAGCAATTCTGTTGATGATTTTTGGTTTAGCAAATGTGGCTTTACCGTTAACAAGTTCGTTTATTGGTGAGTTTATGATGTTGAATGCTTTATTTAGTTACAATAAAATCTTAGCAGTATTTGCGTGTTTAGGAGTTATCCTTTCAGCGGTTTATACGCTTCGATTAGCCGGAGCAATCTTATTCGGTGAAGTAAAGAATATCGACTTGAACGACCGTACAAAAGATACGTCTGGAGTAATCTTGGTTTTAGCTGTTGTAGCTATTATCGTGATTTTCTTAGGAATTTATCCAACGCCAATCTTTGAAATTATCGCACGTTAA